One genomic window of Tenacibaculum tangerinum includes the following:
- a CDS encoding transposase — MEGDLGKIHAAIPWDDLVNTFGIHEQSTGRNYLFSPKGRLGLMFLKHYANCSDKKLIEQLNSNLDYQFFCDVELGFERLTNKIVSQIRCELSEKLEISSVEKVLFSFWKGQIESANQIVMDATCYESELSYPSIQKLLWQSVHWLYKQLQKTCSVLGVKMIRSKYLKWKKRYQGFSKMRRKTKSKRISLTRALLKLLLKFINFEKELQIHSKLEFTPQYYKRIATIQKIYEQQKHHFDTGEKIKDRIVSIHKDYIRPIVRGKEVKPVEFGAKVNKVQIDGISFIEHINFNAFHEGNRFIQTVQKVQGLTRKKVKIAGADKIYATNKNRKYCSSKAIQTDFIPKGKKSKNHKEKQKLRAIISKERATRLEGSFGKDKEHYHLKKIKAKTKKNEILWIFFGIHTGNALEIGRRKAREIDKKTA, encoded by the coding sequence TTGGAGGGAGATTTAGGCAAAATCCATGCTGCTATTCCTTGGGATGATTTGGTAAATACTTTTGGTATCCATGAACAATCAACAGGGCGAAACTATCTTTTTAGTCCTAAAGGGAGGCTTGGTTTAATGTTTTTGAAGCATTACGCTAATTGTTCAGATAAGAAATTAATAGAGCAATTAAATTCCAATCTTGATTATCAATTTTTTTGTGATGTTGAACTAGGATTTGAACGTTTGACCAATAAAATAGTAAGTCAAATACGTTGTGAATTATCAGAGAAATTAGAGATTAGTTCAGTTGAGAAAGTTCTTTTTTCTTTTTGGAAAGGTCAAATAGAGAGCGCCAATCAAATAGTTATGGATGCAACTTGTTATGAGAGTGAACTATCTTATCCTAGCATTCAAAAATTACTTTGGCAGTCTGTGCATTGGCTTTATAAACAACTACAAAAAACCTGCTCAGTGTTAGGAGTTAAAATGATTCGAAGTAAGTATTTGAAATGGAAGAAACGTTATCAAGGGTTTAGTAAAATGCGAAGAAAAACCAAATCAAAACGAATCTCATTAACTAGAGCATTATTAAAATTACTATTGAAGTTTATCAATTTTGAAAAAGAACTACAAATCCATTCTAAACTAGAGTTTACCCCACAATATTATAAGAGAATAGCTACAATTCAAAAGATTTACGAGCAACAAAAGCATCACTTTGATACAGGAGAGAAAATAAAGGATAGAATTGTGAGTATTCATAAGGATTATATTCGTCCTATTGTCAGGGGAAAAGAAGTAAAACCTGTTGAATTTGGAGCAAAAGTGAACAAAGTTCAAATAGACGGGATTAGTTTTATAGAACACATCAATTTTAATGCTTTTCACGAGGGAAATCGTTTTATACAAACGGTTCAAAAAGTGCAAGGATTAACTCGAAAGAAAGTAAAAATAGCTGGAGCAGATAAAATTTATGCCACCAATAAAAACAGAAAATACTGTAGTTCTAAAGCTATACAAACAGACTTTATTCCTAAGGGGAAAAAATCTAAAAACCACAAAGAAAAACAGAAACTTAGAGCTATTATTTCCAAAGAAAGAGCTACAAGATTAGAAGGGTCTTTTGGTAAGGATAAAGAACATTATCATTTAAAAAAGATAAAGGCTAAAACTAAAAAAAATGAGATTCTTTGGATTTTCTTTGGAATACACACAGGGAACGCACTTGAAATTGGTCGTAGAAAAGCGAGAGAAATAGACAAAAAAACAGCCTAA
- a CDS encoding DUF4258 domain-containing protein, translating into MQWLKRVGYYLVGLTLGCLVVLFIWKGKDVSFDYGMDARTLKTIRIKKRLFSENALKVLANSEIDTATIAAILVHGDVNFGKSKPRLKPCAEYFITGKDSLKHIDLYVIRCDSTATVDKIFIK; encoded by the coding sequence ATGCAGTGGTTAAAACGAGTTGGTTATTATTTAGTAGGGTTGACTTTAGGGTGTCTCGTCGTACTTTTTATATGGAAGGGAAAAGATGTTTCTTTTGACTATGGAATGGACGCACGTACTTTAAAAACCATTAGGATAAAAAAACGTTTGTTCTCTGAAAATGCCCTAAAAGTACTCGCTAACTCCGAAATTGATACTGCTACGATTGCTGCAATTCTAGTTCATGGAGATGTTAATTTTGGTAAAAGCAAACCTCGATTAAAACCTTGTGCAGAATATTTTATTACAGGAAAAGACAGCTTAAAACACATTGATTTGTATGTGATTCGATGTGATTCAACTGCTACGGTTGATAAAATTTTTATTAAGTAA
- a CDS encoding alanine dehydrogenase, translating to MGSISPFTKEQLMPQTEMLEIKKQKGDLFIGLPKETHFEEKRISLSPDAVAALVAHGHRVVIETGAGEGANYSDKEYSDAGAKISYDVKEAFACTVVLKVEPPSLEEIQMLNPQTVLISALQLKTQNKKYFEALAKKRITAIAFDYIKDDHGVFPIVKSLSEIAGIASMHIAAELMTASNGGNGLLLGNVGGVPPTDVVILGAGTVGEFAAKTAIGLGARVKVFDNSITKLRSLQACVQAPIYTSTIQPKTLHKALMRCDVAIGAIRGKDRSPVVVTEEMVEQMKDGAVIVDVSIDRGGCFETSNVTTHSKPTFSNHGVIHYCVPNIPSKYSRTASVSISNIFTPYLLQIAEEGGFENAARFDKTLRNGMYFYHGILTNKTVADWFDLPYRDINLLIL from the coding sequence ATGGGGTCTATTTCACCTTTTACCAAAGAGCAGTTAATGCCGCAAACCGAAATGCTTGAAATTAAAAAGCAAAAAGGAGATTTATTTATAGGGTTGCCTAAAGAAACACATTTCGAAGAAAAACGAATTAGCTTATCTCCCGATGCCGTTGCCGCATTAGTAGCTCACGGACATAGAGTTGTGATTGAAACAGGGGCTGGAGAGGGTGCTAACTACAGTGATAAAGAATATTCTGATGCTGGTGCAAAAATATCATACGATGTAAAAGAAGCTTTTGCTTGTACTGTGGTACTTAAAGTAGAACCCCCTTCTTTAGAAGAAATTCAGATGCTGAATCCGCAAACAGTTTTAATTTCTGCACTACAATTAAAAACACAAAATAAGAAATATTTTGAGGCGTTGGCTAAAAAGCGAATCACGGCTATTGCTTTCGATTATATAAAAGATGACCATGGGGTGTTTCCGATAGTAAAATCATTGAGCGAAATTGCAGGAATTGCCTCTATGCATATCGCCGCCGAACTCATGACAGCTTCAAATGGAGGAAATGGCTTACTTTTAGGAAATGTCGGAGGTGTTCCTCCTACCGATGTGGTTATTTTAGGAGCAGGTACTGTGGGTGAATTTGCCGCTAAAACTGCTATTGGTTTGGGAGCTCGTGTAAAAGTATTTGATAATTCAATTACCAAACTTCGTAGTTTACAGGCGTGCGTACAAGCACCTATCTATACTTCTACCATACAACCTAAAACCTTGCATAAGGCTTTGATGCGTTGCGATGTGGCTATTGGTGCTATTAGAGGAAAAGACCGATCTCCTGTTGTAGTTACCGAAGAGATGGTAGAACAAATGAAAGATGGTGCAGTTATCGTTGACGTAAGTATTGATAGAGGTGGTTGTTTTGAAACTTCTAATGTTACCACACATAGCAAGCCTACTTTTTCAAATCACGGAGTGATTCATTATTGTGTGCCTAATATTCCCTCTAAATATTCTAGAACGGCTTCAGTGTCTATCAGTAATATATTTACTCCTTACTTACTACAAATTGCTGAAGAGGGAGGCTTCGAAAATGCTGCCCGTTTTGACAAAACTCTACGTAACGGAATGTATTTTTATCATGGAATTTTAACAAATAAAACCGTAGCTGACTGGTTTGACCTTCCTTACAGGGATATTAATTTATTAATTTTGTAA
- the tsaE gene encoding tRNA (adenosine(37)-N6)-threonylcarbamoyltransferase complex ATPase subunit type 1 TsaE: MNKNYSLNELTAIAEEIIAVAQHKILLFYGEMGVGKTTLIKEICNVLGAEDIAHSPTFSLVNEYKTDTNNTIYHFDFYRIEDEEEAYDMGIEDYLYSNHWCLIEWPENVKNLLPLDVASISISLLEDGQRNISIKN; encoded by the coding sequence ATGAACAAAAACTATTCATTAAACGAATTAACAGCCATCGCCGAAGAAATTATTGCTGTTGCCCAACATAAAATATTGCTTTTTTATGGAGAAATGGGCGTTGGTAAAACAACTTTAATTAAAGAAATTTGTAATGTTTTAGGGGCAGAAGATATCGCCCACTCTCCTACTTTCTCTCTTGTAAATGAGTATAAAACAGACACAAACAACACGATTTATCATTTCGATTTTTACCGTATTGAAGACGAAGAAGAAGCGTATGATATGGGAATTGAAGACTATTTATACAGTAATCATTGGTGTTTGATTGAGTGGCCCGAAAATGTGAAAAATTTACTACCTTTAGACGTTGCTTCTATATCAATTAGCTTGTTAGAAGATGGGCAACGAAACATTTCAATTAAAAATTAA
- a CDS encoding DUF1287 domain-containing protein has protein sequence MKNSKYFLFLFFFACFGVIHAQENKLATAALELTKENVTYDPSYFSISYPNGDIPKSKGVCTDVVIRAYRKLGVDLQQEVHEDMKANFSLYPNIWGLKRTDTNIDHRRVPNLMTFFSRKKAAKKITLNPSDYLPGDIVCWGLNGGLTHIGIVSSKKSSTNNQRFLIVHNIGNGQVLEDCLFNFKIIGHYRYKNK, from the coding sequence ATGAAAAATAGTAAATACTTCCTGTTTTTATTTTTCTTTGCTTGCTTTGGTGTTATACATGCTCAAGAAAATAAACTTGCCACAGCTGCCTTAGAACTAACGAAAGAGAATGTTACTTACGACCCTAGTTACTTTTCTATATCGTATCCAAACGGAGATATTCCTAAAAGCAAAGGAGTTTGTACCGATGTAGTTATTCGTGCTTACCGTAAATTAGGGGTAGATTTACAACAAGAGGTGCATGAAGATATGAAAGCGAATTTTTCATTGTATCCTAACATATGGGGATTGAAAAGAACCGACACAAATATTGACCATAGAAGGGTACCCAACTTAATGACTTTTTTTAGTAGAAAAAAAGCTGCCAAAAAAATCACTTTAAATCCTTCTGATTATTTGCCTGGAGATATTGTTTGTTGGGGTTTGAACGGAGGTTTAACTCATATTGGAATTGTTTCTTCTAAAAAATCTTCAACAAATAATCAGCGATTTTTAATTGTTCACAACATTGGAAATGGTCAAGTTTTAGAAGACTGCTTATTTAATTTTAAAATTATTGGACATTACAGGTACAAGAACAAATAA
- the porX gene encoding T9SS response regulator signal transducer PorX, with product MIKNIHILWVDDEIDLLKPHILFLEKKDYQVTTCTNGRDAIDLVDENNFDIVFLDENMPGITGLETLATIKQKNANLPVVMITKSEEEYIMEEAIGSKIADYLIKPVNPNQILLSLKKNLDHSRLISEKTTSSYQQEFRKISMDLAMVNSYEEWAELYKKLVHWELELENIDDTGVLEILESQKSEANSQFFKFVKKNYQHWLTGADKPTFSHTLFKDYIVPNLSKEQGVLWVIIDNLRYDQYRVLEPFINNYFKKEEEYSYYSILPTATQYARNAIFSGLMPSEMEKRYPNYWKNDTDEGGKNLFEAEFLSEQIKRLGLNITHEYYKIVSLKNGKDLADNYNGTRQNNLTAVVYNFVDMISHAKTEMEVIKELAGDDKAYRSLTVSWFKNSPLYEIIQKAQKLGQKLIITTDHGTINCKHPTKVIGDKNISANLRYKTGRSLSYEDKDVYVAKNPKDIFLPSVAINSPFIFTKEDLFFAYPNNYNHFVKYYKNTYQHGGISLEEMVIPCAIYNPK from the coding sequence ATGATAAAAAACATACATATTCTTTGGGTAGATGATGAAATAGATTTATTGAAACCCCACATATTATTTCTAGAAAAAAAAGACTATCAAGTTACTACTTGTACCAACGGTAGAGATGCTATTGACTTGGTAGATGAAAATAATTTTGACATTGTTTTTTTAGATGAAAATATGCCGGGAATAACTGGCTTAGAAACGCTTGCCACTATTAAACAAAAAAATGCAAACCTTCCTGTCGTGATGATTACTAAAAGCGAAGAAGAGTATATTATGGAAGAGGCTATTGGTTCTAAAATTGCCGATTATTTAATTAAACCCGTCAATCCTAATCAGATATTACTGAGTTTAAAAAAGAATCTAGATCATTCTCGCTTAATTTCAGAAAAAACAACGTCAAGCTATCAACAGGAATTTCGAAAAATTTCGATGGACTTGGCCATGGTAAACTCTTATGAAGAGTGGGCTGAGCTTTATAAAAAACTGGTTCACTGGGAACTTGAGCTTGAAAATATTGACGATACAGGAGTCTTGGAAATTTTAGAGTCTCAAAAATCTGAAGCAAATTCTCAGTTTTTTAAGTTCGTTAAAAAAAACTATCAACATTGGTTAACAGGAGCTGATAAACCTACGTTTTCACATACCTTGTTTAAAGATTATATCGTTCCCAACCTCTCAAAAGAACAAGGTGTTTTATGGGTAATTATCGATAACCTTCGCTATGACCAATACCGAGTTTTAGAGCCCTTTATTAATAATTATTTTAAAAAGGAAGAAGAATACTCTTACTACAGTATTTTACCCACCGCAACTCAATATGCTCGTAATGCTATATTTTCTGGCTTAATGCCTTCTGAAATGGAGAAAAGATATCCAAACTATTGGAAAAATGACACTGATGAAGGTGGTAAAAACTTATTTGAAGCTGAATTTTTAAGTGAACAAATAAAACGTTTAGGATTAAATATTACTCATGAGTATTATAAGATTGTCTCTTTAAAAAACGGAAAAGATTTAGCCGACAATTACAACGGAACACGACAGAATAACCTTACTGCTGTCGTTTACAACTTTGTAGACATGATTTCTCACGCAAAAACAGAAATGGAAGTCATAAAAGAGCTTGCTGGTGACGACAAGGCATATCGTTCTTTAACCGTGAGTTGGTTTAAAAACTCACCTTTGTATGAGATTATTCAAAAGGCTCAAAAACTAGGTCAAAAATTAATTATTACCACAGACCATGGTACCATAAATTGCAAGCATCCTACCAAGGTAATTGGCGATAAAAACATTAGTGCTAACTTACGATATAAAACTGGAAGAAGTTTGAGCTACGAAGACAAAGACGTATATGTTGCTAAAAACCCAAAAGACATCTTTTTACCTTCTGTGGCTATTAACAGTCCTTTTATATTTACAAAAGAAGACTTGTTTTTTGCATACCCTAACAATTACAATCACTTTGTAAAGTATTATAAAAACACCTATCAACACGGTGGTATTTCGTTGGAAGAAATGGTAATTCCTTGTGCTATTTATAACCCAAAGTAA
- a CDS encoding HD domain-containing protein translates to MKIINDPIYGFISIPNSLIFDIIEHPYFQRLRRVTQMGLSNLVYPGANHTRFHHAIGCMHLMQKAVRVLRMKNVAISEEEANALYIAILLHDIGHGAYSHALEHSIVNEITHEEISLKFMKALNDEFDGKLDLAIQVFEGNYHKKFLYQLISSQLDIDRLDYLKRDSFFTGVAEGNISSDRLIAMMNVVDNELVIEEKGIYSVEKFIIARRLMYWQVYLHKTGLVAENLLVSVLKRAKELATKGVELPSSTALRYFLYNRITKENFSDKTLQVFSTLDDYDVLAAVKEWKTHDDFILATLATKIIDRNLLKVEVQEKPFTEDYIEKRRTKLRKLMNLSEQELNYFVFSNKIEHQAYNTKKPIKIYTKKGELKDIAKASDQLNLKALTKPVVKYYLCYPKKIK, encoded by the coding sequence TTGAAGATAATTAACGATCCCATATACGGATTTATCTCCATACCTAATTCTCTCATTTTTGATATTATCGAGCATCCGTATTTTCAAAGATTGCGAAGAGTTACACAAATGGGATTGTCTAATTTAGTATATCCAGGGGCAAACCATACACGTTTTCATCACGCTATAGGCTGCATGCACTTAATGCAAAAAGCAGTACGCGTTTTACGAATGAAGAATGTGGCTATTTCAGAAGAAGAAGCAAATGCTTTGTACATAGCCATTTTACTGCATGATATAGGGCATGGAGCGTATTCACATGCTCTAGAGCATAGTATTGTAAATGAAATTACTCATGAAGAAATTTCATTAAAGTTTATGAAAGCGTTGAATGATGAGTTTGATGGAAAGCTGGATTTAGCCATTCAAGTTTTTGAAGGAAACTACCATAAGAAGTTTTTATACCAGTTGATATCGAGTCAGTTAGATATCGATCGGCTAGATTATTTGAAAAGAGACAGCTTTTTTACTGGGGTTGCAGAAGGGAATATATCATCCGACCGATTGATAGCTATGATGAACGTGGTAGATAATGAATTGGTTATTGAAGAAAAAGGTATCTATTCAGTAGAAAAATTTATCATAGCACGTCGCTTAATGTATTGGCAAGTATATTTACACAAAACAGGTTTGGTTGCCGAAAACCTTTTGGTAAGTGTTTTAAAAAGAGCCAAAGAATTAGCTACAAAAGGAGTAGAACTTCCTTCAAGTACAGCGCTTAGGTATTTCTTATACAATCGAATAACCAAAGAAAATTTTTCAGATAAAACATTACAGGTGTTTTCTACATTAGACGATTACGATGTATTAGCTGCCGTAAAAGAATGGAAAACCCACGATGATTTTATTTTGGCAACATTGGCAACAAAAATTATAGATAGAAACTTGTTAAAAGTAGAAGTTCAAGAAAAACCATTTACCGAAGACTATATCGAAAAGAGAAGAACAAAACTTAGAAAACTCATGAACTTGAGTGAACAAGAACTTAATTATTTTGTGTTTTCTAATAAAATTGAACATCAGGCATACAACACAAAAAAACCTATAAAAATTTATACTAAAAAGGGGGAATTAAAAGACATTGCAAAAGCATCAGACCAGTTAAACCTCAAAGCGCTAACAAAGCCTGTTGTGAAATATTATTTGTGTTATCCGAAGAAAATAAAGTAA
- the lpxD gene encoding UDP-3-O-(3-hydroxymyristoyl)glucosamine N-acyltransferase, whose amino-acid sequence MKFTAKQIADILEGEIDGNPEAEVSTLSKIEEGKEGSLTFLSNPKYNSYIYTTQASIAIVNKSFVPEKKIQTTLIKVEDAYKSFSKLLEFYDQVKNNKQGRENPHFIANSATIGENEYIGAYAYVGENVILGNNVKIYPNSYIGDNVTIGDNTVIFAGVKIYSESVVGKNCKIHSGTVIGADGFGFAPDENGEYKAIPQIGNVIIEDNVDIGSNSTIDRATLGSTIIRKGVKLDNQIQIAHNVEIGKNTVIASQTGIAGSTKIGENCMIGGQVGIVGHITIGNNVKIQAQSGIGKSLKDEEVVQGTPAFGYTDYNKSYVHFKNLPRLASKVHKIEKELNAQKTKNE is encoded by the coding sequence ATGAAATTTACAGCAAAACAAATAGCCGATATTTTAGAAGGAGAGATTGATGGAAATCCAGAAGCTGAAGTATCTACACTTTCTAAGATAGAAGAAGGTAAGGAAGGTTCTTTAACCTTTCTGTCGAATCCTAAGTATAACTCATATATATATACGACTCAAGCCTCAATAGCTATCGTAAATAAAAGTTTTGTTCCTGAAAAGAAAATACAAACGACCTTAATTAAGGTTGAAGATGCCTACAAATCATTTTCAAAACTTCTAGAATTTTACGACCAAGTTAAAAACAATAAGCAAGGAAGAGAAAATCCTCACTTTATAGCTAACTCAGCTACTATTGGAGAAAATGAGTATATCGGTGCGTATGCCTATGTTGGAGAAAATGTAATTTTAGGAAACAACGTTAAAATTTATCCGAATTCTTACATTGGAGACAATGTAACAATAGGTGATAATACGGTTATTTTTGCTGGAGTAAAAATATATTCTGAAAGCGTTGTAGGTAAGAATTGTAAAATTCATTCAGGAACGGTAATCGGAGCTGACGGTTTTGGATTTGCGCCAGATGAAAACGGAGAGTACAAAGCCATACCACAGATAGGAAATGTTATTATAGAAGATAATGTCGATATAGGCTCTAATTCAACCATCGACAGAGCAACCTTAGGGTCTACCATTATTCGTAAAGGGGTAAAGCTAGACAACCAAATTCAGATAGCTCATAATGTTGAAATAGGTAAAAACACCGTAATCGCTTCTCAAACAGGCATTGCAGGATCTACAAAAATTGGAGAAAATTGTATGATTGGTGGGCAAGTAGGTATTGTTGGACATATAACCATCGGAAACAATGTGAAAATCCAAGCACAATCAGGAATAGGAAAAAGCTTAAAAGACGAAGAAGTAGTACAAGGTACTCCAGCATTTGGGTACACAGACTATAATAAATCGTATGTGCATTTTAAAAACCTGCCAAGACTAGCATCAAAAGTACATAAAATAGAAAAAGAGTTGAATGCTCAAAAAACAAAAAATGAGTAA
- a CDS encoding bifunctional UDP-3-O-[3-hydroxymyristoyl] N-acetylglucosamine deacetylase/3-hydroxyacyl-ACP dehydratase, translating into MSKKQKTIQNEITLSGVGLHTGNEVTMVFKPAPENHGFAFKRVDLQGEPIIEAKADYVTNTQRGTNLEKNGVQVQTSEHVLAAAVGLDIDNLLIEINASEPPIMDGSSKFFIEALEKAGIVEQEAEIEEYVVKEIISYKDEVSGSEIILMPAEEYQVTTMVDFGTKILGTQNATLNTISEFKNEISAARTFSFLHEIEMLLENDLIKGGDLNNAIVYVDKELSDSTMEKLKKAFNKDNITVKPNGVLDNLTLHWANEAARHKLLDVIGDLALTGTRIRGKVIANKPGHAVNTTFAKKLAKIIKTEKRNNVPTYDLNQAPLMDIHKIMDILPHRPPFLLIDRIIELSDKHVVGMKNVTMNENFFVGHFPGAPVMPGVLQVEAMAQCGGVLVLSTVPDPENYLTYFMKMDNVKFKQKVLPGDTLIFKAELMGPIRRGICHMQAYAYANGKLVAEAELMAQISKVK; encoded by the coding sequence ATGAGTAAGAAACAAAAAACAATACAAAATGAAATTACATTATCAGGTGTAGGCTTACATACTGGTAATGAAGTTACAATGGTTTTTAAGCCAGCTCCTGAAAATCATGGATTTGCTTTTAAGCGAGTAGATTTACAAGGAGAGCCCATAATAGAGGCAAAAGCAGATTATGTAACAAACACACAAAGAGGCACTAACCTTGAAAAGAATGGAGTTCAAGTTCAAACATCTGAGCACGTTTTAGCTGCCGCAGTCGGTTTAGATATTGACAACTTATTGATAGAAATTAATGCCTCTGAACCACCAATTATGGATGGGTCTTCTAAATTTTTTATTGAAGCCTTAGAAAAAGCTGGAATTGTTGAGCAAGAAGCCGAGATAGAAGAATATGTGGTAAAAGAAATAATTTCATACAAAGATGAAGTATCAGGAAGTGAAATTATTCTCATGCCAGCAGAAGAATATCAGGTGACCACAATGGTAGATTTCGGAACTAAAATTTTAGGAACTCAAAATGCTACCTTAAATACAATTTCTGAATTCAAAAATGAAATCTCTGCCGCAAGAACCTTCAGTTTTTTACACGAGATTGAAATGTTGTTGGAAAACGATTTGATTAAAGGAGGCGATTTAAACAATGCCATTGTTTATGTAGACAAAGAGTTGTCTGATAGTACGATGGAAAAGTTAAAAAAGGCTTTCAACAAAGATAATATCACGGTAAAACCTAACGGCGTATTAGATAACTTAACCCTGCATTGGGCAAATGAAGCAGCTCGACATAAGTTGTTAGACGTTATAGGAGATTTAGCATTAACAGGCACTCGAATTAGAGGTAAGGTAATCGCTAATAAACCAGGACATGCGGTTAACACCACATTTGCAAAAAAATTGGCAAAAATCATTAAGACGGAAAAAAGAAACAATGTTCCAACCTATGATTTAAACCAAGCACCACTGATGGATATCCATAAAATAATGGATATCTTACCTCACAGACCACCATTTTTATTAATTGATAGAATTATAGAACTATCTGATAAACACGTGGTTGGAATGAAAAATGTTACGATGAATGAAAACTTTTTCGTAGGACATTTTCCAGGAGCACCAGTAATGCCAGGGGTTCTTCAAGTAGAAGCTATGGCACAGTGTGGTGGAGTTTTAGTGTTAAGCACGGTTCCAGATCCTGAAAATTATTTAACCTATTTCATGAAAATGGACAATGTTAAATTCAAACAAAAAGTATTACCAGGCGATACCTTAATTTTTAAAGCAGAATTAATGGGACCTATTCGTAGAGGTATTTGTCACATGCAAGCCTATGCCTATGCCAATGGAAAGTTAGTTGCAGAAGCAGAGCTAATGGCACAAATTTCAAAAGTAAAATAA
- the lpxA gene encoding acyl-ACP--UDP-N-acetylglucosamine O-acyltransferase: MNQPLAYVHPQAKIARNVVIEPFTTIHANVEIGSGTWIGSNVTIMEGARIGKNCRIFPGAVISAIPQDLKFEDEDTVVEIGDNVTIRECVTINRGTSDRMKTVVGDNCLIMAYCHIAHDCKVGDNCIFSNNSTLAGHVTIGDNVVLAGMVAVHQFAAVGSHAFVTGGSLVRKDVPPYVKAAREPLSYVGINSVGLRRRGFTTEKIREIQDVYRILFQKNYNNSQAIAIIEAEMEATSERDEIIQFIKDSHRGIMKGYFKTN, from the coding sequence ATGAACCAACCACTTGCATACGTACATCCGCAAGCAAAGATAGCCCGTAACGTAGTTATAGAACCGTTTACAACGATTCATGCAAATGTAGAAATAGGATCAGGTACTTGGATAGGTTCCAATGTAACCATTATGGAAGGCGCACGTATCGGAAAAAACTGTAGAATTTTTCCCGGAGCCGTTATTTCAGCAATTCCTCAAGATTTAAAATTTGAAGATGAAGATACCGTTGTAGAAATAGGAGATAATGTTACCATACGAGAGTGCGTAACGATTAACAGAGGTACTTCAGACAGAATGAAAACTGTAGTAGGAGACAACTGTTTAATTATGGCATATTGCCACATTGCTCACGATTGCAAAGTGGGAGATAATTGTATCTTTTCAAATAACTCAACCCTAGCAGGTCATGTTACTATTGGCGACAATGTAGTATTGGCAGGTATGGTAGCCGTGCATCAATTTGCTGCTGTGGGTAGCCATGCATTTGTAACAGGAGGGTCGTTGGTTCGAAAAGATGTACCCCCTTATGTAAAGGCAGCAAGAGAGCCTTTGTCGTATGTAGGAATCAATTCAGTTGGCTTACGTAGAAGAGGCTTTACAACCGAAAAGATTAGGGAAATTCAAGATGTATACAGAATTTTATTCCAAAAGAATTATAACAATTCACAAGCGATTGCAATTATAGAAGCTGAAATGGAAGCCACCTCAGAAAGAGACGAAATTATTCAGTTTATCAAAGATTCGCATCGCGGAATTATGAAAGGATATTTTAAAACAAATTAA
- the efp gene encoding elongation factor P yields MATTSDIKKGLCIKYNHDIFKVIEFLHVKPGKGPAFVRTKLKSVTSGKVIDNTFSAGHKIEDVRVETHKFQYLYPEGDTYHFMNTEDYNQITLQKSVLDAPDLMKEGEIVTVLINTEDGMPLSVEMPSHVILEVTHTEPGVKGNTATNATKPATVETGARINVPLFINEGDKIKIDTEKGAYSERIKE; encoded by the coding sequence ATGGCAACAACATCAGATATTAAGAAAGGATTGTGTATAAAATATAATCATGACATTTTTAAAGTCATAGAGTTTTTACATGTAAAACCAGGAAAAGGACCTGCTTTTGTACGTACAAAACTAAAAAGTGTTACTTCAGGAAAAGTAATCGACAATACTTTCTCAGCAGGTCATAAAATTGAAGACGTTCGTGTAGAAACGCATAAATTTCAATACTTGTATCCAGAAGGAGATACCTATCACTTTATGAATACTGAAGATTACAATCAAATAACCCTTCAAAAATCAGTGTTAGACGCTCCTGATTTAATGAAAGAAGGAGAAATAGTTACAGTTCTTATCAATACTGAAGACGGAATGCCGCTATCCGTAGAAATGCCATCACACGTTATTTTAGAGGTTACTCATACTGAACCAGGGGTAAAAGGCAATACGGCAACCAATGCTACCAAACCCGCTACAGTGGAAACAGGAGCTAGAATAAATGTTCCTCTTTTTATCAACGAAGGAGATAAAATAAAAATAGACACAGAGAAAGGCGCATATTCAGAGCGTATTAAAGAATAA